In the genome of Triticum urartu cultivar G1812 chromosome 5, Tu2.1, whole genome shotgun sequence, one region contains:
- the LOC125509626 gene encoding purine permease 1-like isoform X2: MEIEATPLSPQQQAYNGGGSEQRAGASAKPLYRNPVVVVNFLLMAVGTVSGPLLFRAYFLHGGSRKWLTCLLQTAAWPLLLPPLCVSFFSRRRRQREESATEAAPLSLMSGRLLAATVAIGLVIGVIDFLYAYGLAYLPVSTSSILVSTQLAFTAVFALVVMRHRFTAFSVNAVVLLVVGAAMLGLNGGGDRPAGVSRAQYYAGFAMTLGSAAMYGLVLPLMELSQAQHAARAGAPVTYTLVLEIQMVIGITATAFSAVGMLVNREFHSIKVEAETMWSSGNDGCKGGGKA, translated from the coding sequence ATGGAGATAGAAGCGACACCGCTGAGCCCGCAGCAGCAAGCATACAATGGCGGCGGTTCGGAGCAGCGGGCCGGCGCCAGCGCTAAACCACTCTACCGCAACCCCGTCGTCGTCGTCAACTTCCTCCTCATGGCCGTCGGCACGGTGTCTGGCCCGCTCCTGTTTCGCGCCTACTTCCTCCACGGTGGCTCGCGCAAGTGGCTCACCTGCCTCCTCCAGACCGCCGCGTGGCCGCTCCTTCTCCCGCCGCTCTGCGTCTCCTTCttctcccgccgccgccgccagcgcgAGGAGAGCGCCACGGAGGCCGCTCCGCTCTCCCTCATGTCGGGCCGCCTCCTGGCGGCCACCGTCGCCATCGGCCTCGTGATCGGGGTCATCGACTTCCTCTACGCGTACGGGCTGGCCTATCTCCCGGTGTCCACCTCCTCCATCCTCGTCTCCACGCAGCTGGCCTTCACGGCCGTGTTCGCGCTGGTGGTGATGCGCCATCGGTTCACCGCCTTCTCCGTGAACGCGGTGGTGCTGCTCGTCGTGGGCGCAGCCATGCTGGGGCTGAACGGCGGAGGGGACCGCCCCGCGGGGGTGTCCCGGGCGCAGTACTACGCCGGGTTCGCCATGACGCTCGGGTCCGCGGCGATGTACGGTCTCGTGCTGCCCCTCATGGAGCTCAGCCAGGCGCAGCACGCGGCTCGCGCCGGCGCGCCGGTCACGTACACGCTCGTCTTGGAGATCCAGATGGTCATCGGGATCACGGCCACGGCCTTCAGCGCCGTCGGCATGCTCGTGAACCGCGAATTCCAC
- the LOC125509626 gene encoding purine permease 1-like isoform X4, translated as MEIEATPLSPQQQAYNGGGSEQRAGASAKPLYRNPVVVVNFLLMAVGTVSGPLLFRAYFLHGGSRKWLTCLLQTAAWPLLLPPLCVSFFSRRRRQREESATEAAPLSLMSGRLLAATVAIGLVIGVIDFLYAYGLAYLPVSTSSILVSTQLAFTAVFALVVMRHRFTAFSVNAVVLLVVGAAMLGLNGGGDRPAGVSRAQYYAGFAMTLGSAAMYGLVLPLMELSQAQHAARAGAPVTYTLVLEIQMVIGITATAFSAVGMLVNREFHSAGNSR; from the coding sequence ATGGAGATAGAAGCGACACCGCTGAGCCCGCAGCAGCAAGCATACAATGGCGGCGGTTCGGAGCAGCGGGCCGGCGCCAGCGCTAAACCACTCTACCGCAACCCCGTCGTCGTCGTCAACTTCCTCCTCATGGCCGTCGGCACGGTGTCTGGCCCGCTCCTGTTTCGCGCCTACTTCCTCCACGGTGGCTCGCGCAAGTGGCTCACCTGCCTCCTCCAGACCGCCGCGTGGCCGCTCCTTCTCCCGCCGCTCTGCGTCTCCTTCttctcccgccgccgccgccagcgcgAGGAGAGCGCCACGGAGGCCGCTCCGCTCTCCCTCATGTCGGGCCGCCTCCTGGCGGCCACCGTCGCCATCGGCCTCGTGATCGGGGTCATCGACTTCCTCTACGCGTACGGGCTGGCCTATCTCCCGGTGTCCACCTCCTCCATCCTCGTCTCCACGCAGCTGGCCTTCACGGCCGTGTTCGCGCTGGTGGTGATGCGCCATCGGTTCACCGCCTTCTCCGTGAACGCGGTGGTGCTGCTCGTCGTGGGCGCAGCCATGCTGGGGCTGAACGGCGGAGGGGACCGCCCCGCGGGGGTGTCCCGGGCGCAGTACTACGCCGGGTTCGCCATGACGCTCGGGTCCGCGGCGATGTACGGTCTCGTGCTGCCCCTCATGGAGCTCAGCCAGGCGCAGCACGCGGCTCGCGCCGGCGCGCCGGTCACGTACACGCTCGTCTTGGAGATCCAGATGGTCATCGGGATCACGGCCACGGCCTTCAGCGCCGTCGGCATGCTCGTGAACCGCGAATTCCAC
- the LOC125509626 gene encoding purine permease 1-like isoform X3: MEIEATPLSPQQQAYNGGGSEQRAGASAKPLYRNPVVVVNFLLMAVGTVSGPLLFRAYFLHGGSRKWLTCLLQTAAWPLLLPPLCVSFFSRRRRQREESATEAAPLSLMSGRLLAATVAIGLVIGVIDFLYAYGLAYLPVSTSSILVSTQLAFTAVFALVVMRHRFTAFSVNAVVLLVVGAAMLGLNGGGDRPAGVSRAQYYAGFAMTLGSAAMYGLVLPLMELSQAQHAARAGAPVTYTLVLEIQMVIGITATAFSAVGMLVNREFHVMVPSGDGIRMYLALL, encoded by the exons ATGGAGATAGAAGCGACACCGCTGAGCCCGCAGCAGCAAGCATACAATGGCGGCGGTTCGGAGCAGCGGGCCGGCGCCAGCGCTAAACCACTCTACCGCAACCCCGTCGTCGTCGTCAACTTCCTCCTCATGGCCGTCGGCACGGTGTCTGGCCCGCTCCTGTTTCGCGCCTACTTCCTCCACGGTGGCTCGCGCAAGTGGCTCACCTGCCTCCTCCAGACCGCCGCGTGGCCGCTCCTTCTCCCGCCGCTCTGCGTCTCCTTCttctcccgccgccgccgccagcgcgAGGAGAGCGCCACGGAGGCCGCTCCGCTCTCCCTCATGTCGGGCCGCCTCCTGGCGGCCACCGTCGCCATCGGCCTCGTGATCGGGGTCATCGACTTCCTCTACGCGTACGGGCTGGCCTATCTCCCGGTGTCCACCTCCTCCATCCTCGTCTCCACGCAGCTGGCCTTCACGGCCGTGTTCGCGCTGGTGGTGATGCGCCATCGGTTCACCGCCTTCTCCGTGAACGCGGTGGTGCTGCTCGTCGTGGGCGCAGCCATGCTGGGGCTGAACGGCGGAGGGGACCGCCCCGCGGGGGTGTCCCGGGCGCAGTACTACGCCGGGTTCGCCATGACGCTCGGGTCCGCGGCGATGTACGGTCTCGTGCTGCCCCTCATGGAGCTCAGCCAGGCGCAGCACGCGGCTCGCGCCGGCGCGCCGGTCACGTACACGCTCGTCTTGGAGATCCAGATGGTCATCGGGATCACGGCCACGGCCTTCAGCGCCGTCGGCATGCTCGTGAACCGCGAATTCCAC GTCATGGTGCCAAGCGGGGATGGTATACGTATGTACCTCGCGCTCCTCTGA